Genomic DNA from Pseudomonas fluorescens:
TCTTGAAGCGCGGGTGCAGATAGGTGAAGATTTTCGGCAACGCACCGTCCACCGCCATGCCGTAGAGAATCCGCGGTACGCCGGCCATCAGGGTGTTGATGGTCGCCGCACCGGCAAACAGAAAGCCAATGCCCAGCCACATCGGACCGATATCGCCCATGACCTGTTCGGCGAAGCGTGGAATCGCCATGGGGGTGTCCAGCAGATGCACGCCGCTGGTGGCATCGAGCAGCACGTTTTCCACTTGGCGCTTCATCGCCGCACCGTAGATGAACATGCAGGTGGCGACGCTGAACAAGCCCAACATCATCGCCCGGGGCATGGTCCGGGCGGACTGGCGCAGGTCCGGTGCCAGCGGCGTGACGAATTCGCAGCCGACAAACATGAACATGGCCATGCCCACCAGCGACAGCACCGTGACCATATCGGTGCCCACCACGGACGCGCCGAACCAGCCCTCCAACTCCACTGCCGGAGCGGCGATCAGGCCCAGCACGCCGAACACCATCAGGGTGGTCCACATGCCGAACGTCAGGATGATTTCGGCCCGGCCAAAGGCGCTGACGCCGAACGCGTTGAGCACGCCAAAGACCACCACGAACCCCACGCCCAGCAACCAGGAGCCGCCTGCCGATTCGGCCAGGGTGTTGAGGTGCTCGAAGTTCACCAGGGCCATGACGCCGGCCAGGATGGTCTCGGCGGTTCCGGCGAACACATGGACGATCAGATAGGCCGACAAGGTGCCCGTAATCGCGAAGAAACGTCCCATGCCACAGTTGATGTAGTCATAGACCGAGCCGGTGGTCGGAAGAATCGACGCCGCCTCGGCAAACGTCGTCGCCTGGGCCAGCATCATTACCACGGCGATCAGCATCGCCACGGCAAAGGCGCTGCCGCCAATGCCAAAGCCCATGGTCGCGGTGAGAATCACGGGACTTGCCATGATCAGGCCAATGGTGCTGGCCAATGCGGTGGGAAAGCCCACCGAACCCCGGTTCAAGTGCTCGGTGAGCCTGTCATTGATCGACATGGTGCAAGGTCCTCGAAAGCGGATTTTTAGTATGGATGCCACAGCCGTCCAGGAACCGGCGATCATGCCTTCCCCAACCAGTCCCTGATCGAAACGGCGTTGCGTGCAGCCTTACTCTGCGCCGCGCCGCGCCGGGCGTCTTGCCCATGTCTGCCGCCGGTTTTGTTGCTGCCTGCCAACACCGCCGCGCTGGCGGCCTGGATCAACTCCATGGCAGGCAGGTGAAAGACTTCCCTGGGTACCTCTCCCCTTAATGCGCGCTCTACTGTCCTATCGCACTGGGGAATCCACCATGGAGCACACACGCCGTACACCTTTGCTGCGCAATGCCATCGGCCTGGGCATTGCCCTGATGGTCGCCGATTCATCGGCCCAGGCCTATGAGCTTTATTCCGACGAAGACACCACCGTCACCGGCAACTTCCTGGCGGTCTACGGGCTGTTCAACAGCCGCAAGAACTACGACGGCACCGCCGGTGGTTCGAGCTGGCGCGAAGGCTTCATTAAGTATGGCCTGAGTATCGACCAGACACTCGGCAGCCTGGGCAGTGTCTACGGGACGGCCAACCTGGTCAGCTCCGGCACTTGGGGCGATGGCGATGCAGCCGGCTTGAGCGACGGCTCCGAACGCACCACCAAGTTCGATGAAGCCTTTGCCGGCTGGCGTTCGGGGGACCTGTTCCCGGCATTGGGCAAAGACGGTGTCGACCTGTCCTACGGCCGCCAAGTGATCACCCTGGGAGACGGTTTCATCATCAACGACGATGGCCTGAACCTGGGCAAAGGCGTGGCCGATGGCGAGCTCAACCGGGGCGGCGCCTATTACCTGGCGGCCCGGCATGCCTTCGACGAGACCGCTGTCGTGCGCCTGGGAGGCAAGGAAGGCCTGCACGGCAGCCTGATGTGGATCAAGTCCGACAACCGCGCCCAAGCCAACACCGAAATGGCCGCCGGCACCCTGGAATACACCGCCGCGCCTGGCACCCTGGGGCTGACCTATATCCATGGCATCGATGTCGATGACCGCTACGCCAGCGACTTCCAGAAACAGCGCGAAGGCATGGACATCTATAGCCTGCGCGGCGCCGGCAATGCTGGCATCGAAAACGCCCACTTCGCCTTCGAGTACGCCTGGCAGGACAAGGACGCGGGCCCGGAGAAAGCCTGGTACGGCGAAGCCGGCTACACCTTCGCCGACCTGCCCTGGACACCGGACCTGACCTATCGCTACAGCCGTTACTCCAAGGACTGGGACTCGATGTTCAACGGCCAGAACCGCGGCTACGGCACCTGGTTCCAGGGTGAAGTGGCGGGCAACTATGCCGGCCCGTTCAATAGCAATACCGCCATCCAGCACGTGGGCCTCAAGCTCAAGCCGGCAGAAACCGTGACCATTGGCGCACTGTTCTTCGACTACCAGACCCTGCATGCCCGTGACGCGCTGAACCTCGATGCGCAGGAGCTGGACCTGTACGTGGAATGGGCGGTGAATGAACACCTGATCATCACGCCGCTGGTGGGCCTGTACAAGCCTGAGAAGGACGCGGACAGCGGTGGCAATCAGGTCGCCGGCAACGGCACCAACGTCTACAGCCAGTTGGTGGTGGCGGTTCCGTTCTGAACGTGGCGGGAGCTGCCCCGACGGCAGCTCCCGCTCGGCTTACTGTTTGTGCTGATGCAACATGGTCTGGATCTGATGGGTCGCCTGCCGGGTGCTCTGCGCCAGCTTGCGCACCTCATCGGCCACGACTGAGAAACCGCGCCCGACATCTCCGGCCCTGGCGGCTTCAATCGCGGCGTTCAAGGCGAGCAGATTGGTCTGGTCGGCAATGCCCTTGATCACCCCCACCACCGTGGCAATCTGGGCGTAGGTCACCTGGTTCTGTTCGAGCATGCGCTGATGGGTGGACTGGGCCGAGCGCTCATCGCTGATATCACGCACCGCACCAATGACCCGCACCAGTTGCCCATGCGAGTCGCGTACCGCCCGACCGCGTTCACGACACCAGATGTAATCCCGGGTCTTGTGGCGCATCCGGTATTCGAAGACGTATTCACCGCTGCCCTGGGAGCCAAGGATTTCCCGGTCGAAAATGGCCATGATCTTGGGCAAGTCGTCCGGGTGGGTGATGCCGACCTGGGCATCCCAGCCATCGGGCAAGTCATCCGGCCCATA
This window encodes:
- a CDS encoding methyl-accepting chemotaxis protein is translated as MFLQTNKQRLALTAQVQRVLTGETEDTPQLDAYPQLRTVLEQHARQVASATAHLHQVEAQVQAQTLQWQHCEREMHRFRQQLEQALEREQALEVRLGEHRQQLQQQRQDAQIWELLQSTLTEGCWDITVVNGDLQHPASGMRFSSQFRSLLGYGPDDLPDGWDAQVGITHPDDLPKIMAIFDREILGSQGSGEYVFEYRMRHKTRDYIWCRERGRAVRDSHGQLVRVIGAVRDISDERSAQSTHQRMLEQNQVTYAQIATVVGVIKGIADQTNLLALNAAIEAARAGDVGRGFSVVADEVRKLAQSTRQATHQIQTMLHQHKQ
- a CDS encoding APC family permease — translated: MSINDRLTEHLNRGSVGFPTALASTIGLIMASPVILTATMGFGIGGSAFAVAMLIAVVMMLAQATTFAEAASILPTTGSVYDYINCGMGRFFAITGTLSAYLIVHVFAGTAETILAGVMALVNFEHLNTLAESAGGSWLLGVGFVVVFGVLNAFGVSAFGRAEIILTFGMWTTLMVFGVLGLIAAPAVELEGWFGASVVGTDMVTVLSLVGMAMFMFVGCEFVTPLAPDLRQSARTMPRAMMLGLFSVATCMFIYGAAMKRQVENVLLDATSGVHLLDTPMAIPRFAEQVMGDIGPMWLGIGFLFAGAATINTLMAGVPRILYGMAVDGALPKIFTYLHPRFKTPLLCILVAMLIPCLHAWWLGGNTDNIMHLVLAAVCAWSFAYLLVTVSVVSLRIRRPDLPRAYRSPWFPLPQILSSVGIMLGMWFITPPGMNPADIYVPFAVMLGGTAAYALFWTLVVQKVNPFKPAPVEDVLAKEFSHEPGQLAGEFVDPAAKTV
- a CDS encoding alginate export family protein, yielding MEHTRRTPLLRNAIGLGIALMVADSSAQAYELYSDEDTTVTGNFLAVYGLFNSRKNYDGTAGGSSWREGFIKYGLSIDQTLGSLGSVYGTANLVSSGTWGDGDAAGLSDGSERTTKFDEAFAGWRSGDLFPALGKDGVDLSYGRQVITLGDGFIINDDGLNLGKGVADGELNRGGAYYLAARHAFDETAVVRLGGKEGLHGSLMWIKSDNRAQANTEMAAGTLEYTAAPGTLGLTYIHGIDVDDRYASDFQKQREGMDIYSLRGAGNAGIENAHFAFEYAWQDKDAGPEKAWYGEAGYTFADLPWTPDLTYRYSRYSKDWDSMFNGQNRGYGTWFQGEVAGNYAGPFNSNTAIQHVGLKLKPAETVTIGALFFDYQTLHARDALNLDAQELDLYVEWAVNEHLIITPLVGLYKPEKDADSGGNQVAGNGTNVYSQLVVAVPF